One segment of Phragmites australis chromosome 13, lpPhrAust1.1, whole genome shotgun sequence DNA contains the following:
- the LOC133888608 gene encoding probable DNA primase large subunit — MEIVRSHRQLAAAAGVGGARGLPTYRAAPQLEVRLEEFELFAIDRLRVLKGISDGLSRGKRPEEMEKLVSELWKAHMRHQDPAETLNKDIISHFVLRLVYCRTEELRKWFLSMETTLFRYRFRLESPEAQRMLMSEFQLPYKALPHSEFEAVKDKLSQVARSIVQSATVESVFFKVPFEEVPDLVASRRVFLSKGYAYVAMSQVVSLVVTQFRCNISKALVLTNRKWAATIKEQEKDRLTPIVEALSNAYFGPDYSQPKDAAEISLKDIDQLARTSFPLCMCHMLDKLRENHHLKHGGRMQFGLFLKGAGLKLEDALAFWRVEFSQKVGSERFDKEYAYSIRHNYGKEGKRTDYTPYSCQKIISATPGVGDHHGCPYRHFGEENLRAALNKLGVGGYALEEIMDKVKNRHYQLACTLTFEATHGVSCDSGINHPNQYFSESQKVLRAKNQTVESQSAT; from the exons ATGGAGATTGTCCGATCCCACCGGCAGCTCGCGGCTGCGGCCGGCGTAGGCGGCGCGAGGGGCCTGCCGACCTACCGGGCGGCGCCGCAGCTGGAGGTGCGGCTGGAGGAGTTCGAGCTCTTCGCCATCGACCGCCTCCGTG TTCTGAAGGGGATCTCGGATGGGCTCTCGCGGGGGAAGAGGCCGGAAGAGATGGAGAAACTG GTTAGTGAGCTGTGGAAGGCACACATGAGGCACCAGGATCCAGCAGAGACTTTGAACAAGGATATAATATCCCACTTTGTGCTCCGCCTTGTCTACTGCAGAAC GGAAGAATTGCGAAAGTGGTTTCTCTCCATGGAGACTACACTTTTTCGGTATCGCTTTCGGCTCGAGAGTCCGGAAGCACAG AGGATGCTTATGAGTGAGTTTCAACTGCCATACAAAGCATTGCCACACTCCGAATTTGAG GCTGTGAAAGACAAGTTGAGCCAAGTTGCACGTTCCATTGTTCAATCTGCAACTG TTGAATCTGTGTTCTTCAAG GTACCGTTTGAGGAAGTTCCTGATCTTGTCGCCAGCCGCCGAGTATTTCTTTCTAAAGGCTATGCTTATGTTGCGATGAGTCAG GTGGTTTCGCTTGTGGTTACCCAATTCCGTTGCAATATCTCAAAGGCACTTGTTTTAACAAACAG AAAATGGGCGGCAACCATTAAGGAACAAGAAAAGGACAGGTTGACTCCT ATTGTTGAAGCATTAAGCAATGCATATTTTGGACCTGATTACTCTCAG CCAAAGGATGCTGCCGAAATTTCTCTAAAGGATATCGACCAACTGGCTAGAACTTCATTCCCTCTTTGTATGTGCCATATGCTAGATAAG TTGAGAGAGAACCATCATCTGAAGCATGGGGGTAGAATGCAGTTTGGTCTATTTCTTAAG GGTGCTGGACTTAAGTTGGAGGACGCTCTTGCGTTTTGGAGAGTGGAATTTTCTCAGAAG GTTGGCTCTGAGCGGTTTGACAAGGAATATGCCTATAGTATCAGACATAATTatggaaaagaaggaaaaaggacG GATTACACTCCATATTCATGTCAAAAGATCATTTCTGCAACACCTGGTGTTGGTGATCACCATGGTTGCCCTTATCGACATTTTGG TGAAGAAAATTTGCGAGCAGCTCTCAACAAACTGGGTGTCGGTGGATATGCATTGGAAGAGATAATGGATAAAGTGAAGAACAGGCATTACCAG CTAGCTTGCACATTGACCTTTGAGGCAACGCATGGTGTCTCATGTGATTCTGGAATCAACCACCCAAACCAATATTTCAGTGAAAGCCAGAAAGTTTTGAGAGCCAAA AACCAAACAGTGGAGAGCCAATCAGCGACCTAA